A genome region from Candidatus Micrarchaeota archaeon includes the following:
- a CDS encoding ABC transporter permease, producing MMEGVFYELFMYAVRGLKRRKTRTWLTLIAIVIGVLLFVTMVSLGEGLRSAVSKQVEKFGADNIIILPGKGSLTELATSNMFRGRLWEKDVKRIESLPGVEEADGLIASMRATVSYKGKTLTTPVYGVTSSRYFDYVNIYKIYKGRLLSDNDKRVALVGYKFANDLFDKRIDVGSFIYINGIKYRVVGILDYIGGMNEREDEVIYIPYDEVREFAKNELEDKEVFMIYVHTNGDVNTTVKRIRQTLRESHRIPTGEDDDFTIMTSQSIRSEIDSILGRITLFLGVLSGISLVVGTVGIMNTMYMVIIERTREIGTLKAVGARNVHILIAIVMESVLIAMIGGIFGVTLGVAVSEIINMFGLPSTVSIELASYAIVISLFIGVIGGIIPGRRAVRLDPTEALRYE from the coding sequence TTGATGGAGGGAGTTTTTTATGAACTGTTCATGTATGCGGTGCGGGGTCTTAAACGAAGAAAGACGAGAACTTGGTTAACACTCATCGCTATTGTAATAGGTGTCCTTCTTTTCGTTACCATGGTCTCACTGGGGGAAGGGTTACGGTCGGCCGTGTCTAAACAGGTTGAGAAGTTCGGTGCAGATAACATAATAATTCTTCCCGGAAAAGGTAGTTTGACTGAGTTGGCAACGAGTAATATGTTTAGAGGTAGACTCTGGGAGAAAGATGTAAAACGGATAGAAAGCCTACCCGGTGTGGAAGAAGCAGACGGATTGATCGCATCGATGCGTGCAACCGTCAGTTATAAAGGTAAAACCTTGACTACTCCGGTATACGGTGTTACTTCTTCAAGATATTTTGATTATGTTAACATATACAAAATATATAAGGGGAGACTTCTCAGTGATAACGATAAACGTGTTGCATTAGTAGGTTACAAGTTTGCTAACGACCTGTTCGATAAACGCATCGATGTCGGGTCATTCATCTATATCAACGGTATAAAATATCGTGTTGTCGGTATCTTGGATTACATCGGTGGAATGAATGAGAGGGAGGATGAGGTTATCTACATTCCCTACGATGAAGTGAGAGAGTTCGCAAAGAACGAATTAGAAGATAAAGAGGTCTTCATGATCTACGTTCATACTAATGGAGATGTCAACACAACCGTAAAACGGATCCGTCAAACATTGCGTGAGTCTCATCGTATCCCGACAGGTGAAGATGATGATTTTACTATCATGACTTCTCAATCGATCAGAAGTGAGATAGACAGTATCCTTGGAAGAATAACCCTCTTCTTGGGTGTATTGTCAGGTATTTCTTTGGTTGTAGGTACCGTCGGTATAATGAATACTATGTATATGGTTATTATAGAGCGTACGCGTGAGATAGGTACTCTGAAAGCCGTCGGTGCCCGGAACGTCCATATCCTCATTGCAATAGTTATGGAAAGCGTTTTGATCGCAATGATAGGTGGAATATTTGGGGTTACTTTAGGTGTTGCAGTATCCGAAATAATAAACATGTTTGGATTACCTAGTACAGTAAGTATTGAGTTGGCGAGTTATGCAATAGTTATTTCATTGTTTATAGGTGTGATCGGCGGTATCATTCCCGGAAGACGAGCGGTTCGGTTAGACCCTACCGAGGCTTTAAGATATGAATGA
- a CDS encoding ABC transporter permease, with amino-acid sequence MTVIGVVIGITAIILLISIAEGLREDIQGRLNKFGPRNIVVIPGSGTKLSPGVTYSPRTGKLFLRDYEAVRSIPGVKRAAYAVVGKFLSVSHKDESVSMNVVGVSDEAFRIGYSLMEIDKGRLLKEGDHGVALIGHNIAANTFSEKLDVGSKIRIGNETFRIVGILKPVGMQGMAGTFDNIIFIPVHDAETLTEEQRLHNEISLIFIEAESDRIVDKLVSRVEEKLRSLHRVSEDDQDFTVVSSKFFREQVGSILNYVELFLGGVAAVSLLVGGLGIMNAMFMFVTERIPEIGILKSLGATRKDILTLFLMEGGLIGLTGGIVGVLISLLFCVGASNIVEMVITPYAIVLSLVIAFVLGIVASYLPARHAADADILEALGRER; translated from the coding sequence TTGACGGTGATCGGGGTAGTCATAGGGATAACCGCCATCATTTTACTTATTTCGATAGCAGAAGGTTTACGTGAGGATATACAGGGAAGGTTGAACAAGTTCGGTCCGCGAAACATTGTTGTGATCCCAGGGTCCGGTACTAAACTCAGTCCGGGTGTTACTTATTCTCCAAGAACCGGAAAACTGTTCCTTCGTGATTACGAAGCAGTGCGTTCCATACCCGGTGTTAAACGTGCGGCGTACGCAGTAGTAGGCAAATTCTTATCCGTTTCACATAAGGATGAATCGGTCAGTATGAATGTGGTAGGCGTTTCTGACGAGGCGTTTCGTATAGGATACTCCCTCATGGAAATTGACAAAGGCAGATTGCTCAAGGAGGGCGATCACGGAGTGGCTCTCATTGGTCACAATATTGCTGCCAACACGTTTTCAGAGAAATTGGATGTGGGGTCGAAGATCAGGATAGGTAATGAGACGTTCAGGATCGTAGGAATACTGAAACCTGTAGGAATGCAGGGGATGGCGGGAACTTTTGATAACATTATCTTTATACCCGTACACGATGCCGAAACGCTTACAGAAGAACAGAGATTGCATAATGAGATTTCGCTGATCTTTATAGAAGCAGAAAGCGATCGCATCGTTGACAAACTGGTTTCCAGGGTCGAGGAGAAACTCAGGTCACTACACCGCGTGTCTGAAGATGACCAGGATTTTACTGTTGTGTCTTCAAAGTTCTTTAGGGAACAGGTGGGTTCCATCCTCAACTATGTAGAACTTTTCCTTGGTGGTGTTGCGGCGGTTTCTCTTCTGGTTGGCGGGTTGGGTATAATGAATGCGATGTTCATGTTTGTTACCGAACGTATACCTGAGATAGGTATTCTAAAATCTCTCGGTGCTACAAGAAAGGATATCCTGACACTGTTCCTGATGGAAGGCGGTCTGATAGGTTTAACGGGTGGTATTGTAGGTGTCTTGATATCTCTTCTGTTCTGTGTTGGTGCGAGCAATATAGTTGAGATGGTCATTACTCCCTATGCGATCGTTTTATCGTTAGTTATTGCGTTTGTTCTGGGTATTGTTGCAAGTTATCTGCCGGCAAGACATGCTGCAGATGCGGATATTCTTGAGGCTTTGGGTAGGGAGAGGTGA
- a CDS encoding ABC transporter ATP-binding protein: MTKREVLRLENVKKIYKLGSVNVEALKGINLVVRENEFLSIIGPSGSGKSTLLSIMGLLTRPTSGKVFIEGVDTSILNEDEMARIRGRRIGFVFQTFNLIPSMTALENVMVPMIFAGVPRDERVRRANKLLDEVGLSHRKRHFPNQLSGGERQRVAIARALANDPAIILADEPTGNLDSKSGAEVIELFIDLYKRGRTLILVTHDDDIASVSKRHVHLRDGLIVSDEKTGREPSSIVKHKHILK, from the coding sequence ATGACGAAAAGAGAAGTGCTAAGGTTAGAGAACGTCAAAAAAATATACAAACTAGGTAGTGTTAATGTAGAAGCGTTGAAAGGGATAAACCTCGTCGTCAGAGAAAACGAGTTCCTATCCATCATAGGACCCAGCGGAAGCGGTAAATCAACCCTTCTCAGTATAATGGGTCTGCTTACCCGTCCTACATCAGGTAAGGTGTTTATAGAAGGTGTAGATACATCGATTCTTAACGAAGATGAGATGGCCCGTATACGCGGGCGAAGGATAGGGTTCGTATTTCAAACGTTCAACCTGATCCCTTCTATGACTGCTCTTGAGAACGTTATGGTGCCTATGATCTTTGCAGGTGTACCTCGTGATGAACGGGTGAGACGCGCAAACAAACTTCTTGATGAGGTTGGTCTTTCCCATCGTAAACGGCACTTTCCAAATCAGTTGAGCGGCGGTGAACGCCAACGCGTAGCGATAGCCCGTGCATTGGCCAACGATCCTGCGATCATACTTGCGGATGAACCGACAGGTAACCTGGATTCGAAATCGGGTGCTGAAGTGATAGAGTTGTTTATCGACCTGTATAAGCGAGGTCGCACCCTTATCCTTGTTACGCATGATGATGATATCGCATCGGTAAGCAAACGGCATGTACATCTGCGTGACGGTTTAATTGTATCCGATGAAAAGACGGGAAGGGAACCGTCATCTATCGTTAAACATAAACACATCTTAAAGTAA